The genomic DNA GCGTTGCCATACCTGGTTGATTGACGACAATACCCATATAAGTGATGAATAAGCCGTTGACCATGCCTACAATTGCGTTCGTACCATATAGCTGAATGGGATATTTTGCAATGATATCAATTTGTGTGAGGGGTTCAATAGCGACTGCAAATGCTTTACCAGAGTTACCAATTTTTAATTTTTTAAACAGTACAAAGTTTGCAAACGAGCTACCCATACATCCTAGGGCTCCGATTGCCATTGGAATACCTGTTAAACCGAGTAAACTTGTGAAAACCATCGAACTGAGCGGTGTCATACCTACAACAGGTACAATCGCACCTATAACAAGTGCAAGCGCATAAGGGTTATTATCACCAACAGCAGTTACCGCAGAACCAATTTGTTTAAGAACAGCGATCACGCTTGGTGAAACGAGAGATGCAACCCCATAAGCTAAAGCAGGGGAGACTAAAATAACGACAATCAAATCTAAACCTTCCGGAACATATTTTTCTATAGCTTTAATTCCAAAACCGACGATATAAGCTGCGATAAATGCAGGTAAAAGTTTAAAATCATATAACACCAAACCGGTTAATACCGCAAAGACAGGGTTGATACCAAACTTTAAGCAAGTCAAAATACCTACTGCAACCCCGCTTAAGCTACCCGCAATTTCTCCTAATTTGATAAAGTATTCCAAGTGTAATACACCACCGATGGCATACTTTAAAAACGCTTCAGGTAAAAATGATGCACATGCTGCACCCGATAAGGCTTGTAAGCTGACTTTACCGTTTGGTGCAAATTTTAAGAATAATGTCATCGCCAATAAGACGACCAGTAGTGTTCCAATTCCTAAAATAAAATCCATAACTTTTCCTTCTCTCTTAATTTGCTTTTTAAGTTTTGGATAGCTATCAAAACACCCTCATCATAAAGGCATTTTAGATGCTGTGCAAGCCCTTACATTATACTAAAAATGCAATTTTTCATGTTGTTAACATAATTAATTATATATTTATATAGATTGTGAAAATGAATGTAGTGTTTAATTGTTCATAATACTAAAATTTATCTAAGTATTTCACATTAAAGTTTTAATACGATAAATCAAATTGATTTAATATGACATATTTGTGAATTAATAAAAGTTTAAATATTATTAATTTTCAATCTTATAAAATTACTCAATTTGAATCAAAATACTGCAATAAGTAGTGAGTGATAAATTATGATAATTATGTGAATGGAATCACAAAAATGATGAAATTAAGTTGGATTAGGTGTATAATACAAATAGGGAAAGGAAAGCAATAATTAAAGGATGTGTTAAAAATGAGAAAAGCAATTTTAGAACTAATCCGTTCTAACCAAAGTTGTTACGAAATTTACATTCATACTGGTGTAAGCCAAGGTATTATTTCAGACATCCGCTCTGGCTATCGTACATTAGATGATATTAGTTTACGTGACGCTGAACGCCTTTACGATTATGCGCAACTCGTTGCTGCATAATATTTAAAATATGAGAATACTAACCGAGAGAGAATAAGAGAATAGATGGAAAAGCATATACTCATAAAACCATAGACCTTTCAAACTGGTACGTTTCAAATGTTCCGTTTAGAAAGGTCTTTTAATTTTGTCTATATCGAATATAAGAAGATAAGGTAATGGAAAAAGCAAGATATTACACGTTTGTCATGCCATTCTGGGATAATACTTATAAGGGGGAAGCATGATGAAAATCGGTACTTTATCAGATATCCATTTTGATCGACATCAACAATTACGGATGGAAGATTATATTGAAGCGCTAGCGCAGTTGACGCGTCAAAAAGCGTTAGACATGCTGATTATTGCAGGTGATATTTCCAATCACCATAGCACTACATTGCGCTTTATCGCACAGTTGACTGATAAAGTTGAGTGTAGCGTGTATTTTATTCCAGGCAATCACGATATTTGGCGTCAAGCTGATGAAACAATCACTTCGGAAGAAATTTTAGCTTTATATACAGCGCATCCCCAGTGCCTCATCAATCAACCGCTTGAATTAGGACAATATGTCATCGTTGGCCATATGGGTTGGTATGATTATCGCTATGCAAGTGACAAATATACTTTGGAGAAATTGGAAAAAGGGAAGCATTACGGGGCGACATGGCAAGATAAAGTCCATACGAATTTTGAACAATCTGATCAGATGCTATCCAAACGTTTTGCAGAATCAGTGTTCCATCAATTAGAGCCTTATCAACATCATAAAGTTATTTTAGTCACACATGTTGTAACACATCCGAAATTCGTTGTCCCTTTACCGCATCGGATTTTCGATTTTTTCAACGGTTTTATTGGGACACAAGATTTTGATTGTATTTATGAAAACTATGACGTGGCGTACAGTGTGATGGGGCATGTTCATTTTAGAAAAAGATACACCGAAAATGGCACGACGTATCTTTGTCCTTGTCTTGGCTATCCGCGAGAATGGAGAGGTGGCGATCTCTACACAGAACTCAAAGACGCATTGCAAATGATTGAGCTTCCAGATAGTGATAATCAACACGATTCCAAGCATGTGTAATATAAAAGTATGTCATTGGCCTTGTCACAGCATTTAAATTATAGTAATAAATAGATTGCAAAAGCGTAAGCGTATGTAAAATACAGTGGATAACGATAAAAAAACGACGGAATCAAGTGCACTACAAGATTCCGTCGTTCTATTTATTTTAGGAGAGCGTTATTAAATTATTATTCACACAAGTTGTTTCAAGTTATTTAGTAAAGACCTTTTGTTTCGTTGCTAATGTCTATATAAATATTTTTAACTTGTTGATAGTTTGCAATGGCATCTTTATAAGTTTCACGACCAATACCTGATTTTTTGTAGCCTCCGAATGGCGCACCTTCAGGAACTTGGTTATACGTGTTGACCCATACACGACCTGTACGGACATTTTTAGCTACATTTAATGCACGGTTGATATTTGTTGAGAAAACACCACCAGCTAAGCCGTATTCAGAGTCATTAGCGATTTGAATCGCTTCTTCATCGTCTTTCACTTTAATAATTGTTAATACAGGACCAAAGATTTCTTCTTGCGCTAATTTATTTTTATTATCTTTCACTTCGATTAGTGTAGGTTCAAAGAAATGACCTTTATCTAATCCGTTATCAGTTAAACGGTGACCGCCGACAAGAATATTGGCATCATTTTCTTTCGCATAGTCGATATAACCTTGAATTTTATCGATTTGTGCTTGGCCTGTTTGAGAACCCATTTGTGTTGCACTATCAAGTGGATCGCCAACTCGAATTTGTTTAAATGCTTCAACAAGTCGTGGTACAAGTGTGTCATAAATTTTTTCATGCACAAGTAAACGAGAACCTGCACTACATACTTCACCTTGGTTGAATAAGATACCGAGTTGGATGCCTTCTAAAGCTAAATCTAGGTTTGCGTCATCTAAAATAATATTGGCACTTTTACCACCAAGTTCAAGTGTTGCGGGTACGATACGTTTTGCACCTGCTTCTGCAACTTGATAACCCACATCAGTAGAACCAGTGAATGATAATTTGTCGACACCTTCATGATTGAAAATCGCGTTACCAGATTCTGAACCTTTACCTGTTACGACGTTGACAACACCTGCTGGTAAAACTTCTTGGAAGATTTTAGCCAGTTCAATTAAACTTAGCGGTGTCGAAGAAGAAGGTTGAATAACGACTGTGTTACCAGCAGCTAAAGCTGGACCTAATTTCCATGAAGCAAGTAACATTGGGAAGTTCCATGCAACGACAGCACCGACAACACCAATGGGTTCGTGTTGAATAATGCTCATAACATTGTCTTCAATATTGTTGAGAGAACCTTCATCCGTATCCACAACACTTGCGAAATATTGGTAATGGCGTGCTGCAGAAGGAATGTCGATATTTGCAGACTCACGAATTGCTTTACCTGTATTTAATGTTTCAATTGTCGCAAAATGATCTTTTTTCTCCATTAATTTATCATGGATTTGACGTAATAAATTTGAACGTTCTTGTTTTGATTTGCGGCTCCATTCTGGAAATGCGTCTTGCGCTGCTTTAACAGCTTTATCGACGTCTTGTTCATTGGCTTTAGCGACTTTTGCTAAAACTTCGCCTGTTGCTGGATTGCTGACATCTAAGTACTCGCCAGATTCTGGCTTTACAAATTCTCCGCCAATAAACAGTTCATATTGATCAGAAACATAATCCTTAACATTGATACCCATAATATTGCCTCCTTTTAGTTCAACATTATAAAAAGCGTTATATTTTTGTGTTGTGAATTCATTGGTGAGCGACTTTTTAAAATGTTCCAAAACAAATCTTTCATAGTCTTATTTTAAATCGATATGTCTAAAAGGTAAATTAATCTGACTCATTAAGAAAAATGTGCCTTTCGAAAGGCGGTAAAATGATTGATGCGTAAGACGGGGTAATAAAAAAACAAGCCTCCATAAAAGGAGGCTTGCATACTGGGGAAAGAGAAGTTAAACCGTATCAACGGCTCATGCTTCTAAACATTGTAGTCATGAGTTTTTTATGGAAGACTCATGTTAGAAAATGACTGACACCTTAGTTAGGTAATGAATTCAATTGTTTAATATGATTACTCTTGAGGAAAAATGAACAATCAAATTTACCTGTGACACTTCATCTTATCAGAGATGTGTGAGAAGTATCTGCAAGCAATTATAGCTGAGTTCCAAACTTTTGTAAATAGGAAACATTTCGATTTGTAAAAATTTATCATTCTCGAGTCTGAGAAAAAGTCCGTACTCTTGTCGGATGTGTCATGAAAAATCAAGGGGTATACTGTACATAGAACAGTAAATCAATATTCCCATTAGATAAACTGTTCACACTCATCTCAGTGTAAGTATACTTGATCACCCCGATAAAAAATCAAGTATCCTAAACCTCCTTTAAAGATAAGATAAGTTAAGCCTTAGTCGCCGTTGAAGTGAGTCGATTATATGCATCTAAAACAAAAATCGATATCATTGTCTCTCCATTTTTAACATTAGTGATAGGTGGCGTTGTGGCAAAGTTTTTAGGCCCTTTTCTAAATCAAATGATGCGTGCCATTGGAAGAGTGATTGTTATCTCTACAGAGCAGCAACCATTTTTAATGGGAATTTTAGTTGCGGTTATCTTTGGATTGTGTCTGACTGCACCGATTTCCAGCGCTGCGTTAGTCTTGATGCTTGATTTATCAGGATTAGCAGCAGGTGCAGCAACAATCGGATGTGTCTGTCAGATGGTTGGTTTTGCTGTTACAGGCTATAAAGATAACGGCATCAGTGGTTTGATTTCAATTGGGATTGGAACAAGTATGTTGCAGGTATCAAATATTTTATTAAAACCATTCATTCTTATCCCACCTACACTCGCAAGCGCAATCATTGCACCGATTATGACAACAATGTTTCCGATGACCAATAATGCGGCAGATGCAGGAATGGGAACGAGTGGCTTTGTTGGTCAAATTATGACGATACATACGATGGGAAGTCAATTAGATACATGGATACGTATTGCTGTCTTCCACTTTATTTTACCTATCGCAGTGACTTATGTGATTTATCATTTTATGCGTAAGCGTCAATGGATTCACGATGGGGATCAAAAGTTAAATGTAAGTGAGTAAAATATCTTTAAAATTTTGTGAATGTTAAAACACGTATATCTTTTTAAAGCGCTTTCTTGTTACAATAAGGTTAAAGATCTCAACAAAGGGGGCGCCATGTATGGCAACATCTTCAAAGAAGAAAGAGGGAACAACATTTAAGCCTTTATGGTTTATCTTAAGTTTTGTAGCACTTTTTATAGTGCTTTTATTACCGACATCAGACCAGCTTCCAGTGATGGGAAAATGTGCGTTAGCTATTTTAGCGTTTGCAGTCATTTTATGGGTCACTGAAGCGGTCACTTATCCGGTATCAGCGACAATGATTGTCGGTTTGATTATTTTACTTCTTGGCTTTAGTCCAATTCAACATCTTACTGAGTCGCTTGGAAATCCTAAAGTTGGGGGCCAAGTCTTAAAAGGGGCAGATGTATTTGGCACAGGAAACGCGTTAAAACTAGCCTTCAGTGGTTTTTCATCTAGTGCTGTTGCGTTAGTTGCTGCCGCACTGTTTCTCGCCACAGCAATGCAAGTCACAAATTTACATAAACGACTCGCTTTATTAGTTCTATCACTTGTAGGTAATAAAACGAAGCGCATCGTCATTGGGGCCATTTTAGTTTCAATTATTTTAGCCTTTTTCGTACCTTCTGCAACTGCACGTGCAGGCGCGGTTGTGCCTATTTTACTCGGTATGGTCGCTGCATTTGGTGCTGCAAAAGAAAGTAAACTCGCAGCTTTACTAATCATTACAGCGGTTCAAGCTGTTTCGATATGGAATGTTGGGATTAAAACTGCAGCGGCACAAAATATTGTGGCAGTTAACTTTATCAATGATCAGTTAGGTCATGATGTCTCATGGGGCGAGTGGTTTTTATATGCAGCACCATGGTCTATCGTCATGTCGATTGTGCTTTACTTTGTCATGCTCAAAGTCGTACCGCCAGAAAAAAATGAAATTGAAGGTGGCACAGAGCTCGTTAAACAACAACTCGCTGAACTCGGTCCTGTAAAACCTAAAGAGTGGCGTTTAATCATCATCTCTGTCTTATTATTAGTATTATGGTCAACGGAAAAAGTATTACATCCAATTGATTCATCATCAATCACATTATTAGCTTTAGCCGTGATGTTAACGCCAAAAATTGGTGTTATGAGTTGGAAAGAAGCAGAACAGCGTATCCCTTGGGGAACGATTATTGTTTTTGGAGTAGGGATTTCATTAGGAAATGTACTATTACAAACACATGCCGCGCAATGGTTGAGCGATGCAACATTCGGATTGTTAGGCTTAAAAGGAATGCCAATCGTTGCGACAATCGCGTTGATTTCTTTATTTAATATTTTAATCCATCTCGGATTTGCAAGTGCGACAAGTTTAGCTTCAGCATTAATTCCAGTATTCATCTCATTGACTTCAACTTTAAGTCTAGGAGATCATGCGATTGGCTTTGTACTTATCCAACAGTTTGTGATTAGCTTTGGTTTCTTATTGCCTGTCAGTTCACCACAAAGTATGCTCGCATACGGTACAGAAACATTTACAGTTAAAGATTTCTTGAAAGCAGGTATTCCGATTACTGTGATTGGCTACTTGCTCGTTGTGTTATTCAGTATGACTTATTGGCAATGGCTTGGCCTATTGTAAAGTCACCTTAGTATCAATGAATAAAAGGTGAAAGGATATGCCGTTGCTTTAACTATATGATGCCAGGTGTTGAGACATCAATCCCAAAATAACTAGCGCTCAGATGATTTTTAATAGAAATTCGTCTGAGGGCTTACTTTTATGTATATCATTATTTACGATTAGAGTTAAAAACAAGTCACTTTCGTCTCATATCATTAATCACGACAAAAATTAAAAAAACGACAAATTGATATGGGTTTATCGCGCTTCTATTTCAATTAAGCCAAATTGAGTTGAGACTTTAACCCCTAAGCAAGCGTCTTCATGAATGTAGGGTAATCAAGAATATTATGTTCCAGACCTTTATACGACTTACCATAAAATATAAATGAGTTGTGGGTGTAGTTTCTTTTACTGATATTGTCAAAATATTAAAAATTAATATTATGAATAAGTGATAAAATGAGAATGGGGCAAACAAAGTGGGGTTGATACCATGAATTTATATAGAAAATTAAGGCAGTTTGGTGTTGAAGATTTAAAAATATTAGAGAATGTGACTTTTCAAACCGTCACGAATCTAATGGAACTCAATAAAGAAGAGGCGAAGCAACTAGAAGTCGACATGCAAATCGCTGGCTATACATTTCAGCAGCCCGTTGCTTTAGATGCACACCATGTAGAATTACCCGTTCAGATTGAATGTGATTTAGACTGTGAAAACGCACCAAAAATGAAAAAAATGCGTGATTTCATTATCGGTTGTATCACTTATGATACACTCATGCTTGATCGTGTGATGACGCACACGCAACTACAAATCATCTTGAATGAAACACGTATTTTTGAAGACTTAACCCAATTCAAATTATTTTTATGGAACCATCGTGAAATGTTAACGCATGTGCAAATTTCACATTTGCTGTCGCATGGATATAAGGGCGCGGCACGCGTAGATATTGAAGATGTGTATCATCAAAAATATGTTTTGGTGCTATTTGTGGAGTTTGACAGTCATAAAAAAGAGGCGGGTATACGTCAAGTTAAAGCAAACTTATTATCTATTACGTAGGAGGACGATGTCATGAACGAACGTTATTTGAAAGTTTTAGGTCTTTATTTTGTCAGTGCAGCAATTCCTGCTTTACTCGATAAAATCAATTCATCAAACTGTTTCTTTAAGTGGTTTACAAAAACAGTTATTGGCTACGGTATTTTTGCGAGTGGCTTAAAAATAATGAAAAAGTATAAACATTCCTAATTATATTGATTTGAAAAGTCACCTAGAATGTGGCAATCACCTCTTTTAAGGAAAGGGAAGCAATAGAAAGTAAAGCTTGTATCACACATTTTATTTTCTATTCCCTTTCCTTTTTTTATTCGCTGATGATGATGTACAACATTGTAGGGCGTCATGTAAAATGGAAGCAGCAAGGTTAAAACAAAACATCAACTTAAAAATTAAAATGGAGGCTTTGAAATGGGGATTCAAAAACCGTCAAAAACAATTGAGGATACCTATGCGTCGCGTCATACAATTAATGACATTATCCATGCGGTAGCGATGAAAGAGGTCATGCTTGATCGCGCAATGCCACGTTATATGGTTAAATCTATGATGTCTGGATTTTTATTAGCGATTGTAACGGTCTTTATGTTAGCTATTAAAACGCAAATGGCCGGTGCTTTACCCGGGGTGGTCAACTTAATGGGCGCCATCGCATTCAGCATTGCCTTAGTCTTAATCGTCTTGACACATTCTGAATTATTAACGAGTAACTTTATGTATATGACAGTTGGGATGTACTATCGAACAATTTCTATCACAAAGGCGATGTGGTTGTTTATTGTTTGTTTTATTGGCAATATTTTAGGTGCTTTTGTGTTATTTATTTTAATGTATTTTACAAAAGTAATGACGCCAGAGATGGTACATGCATTAACCGCAACTGTTACAGCCAAAACGGTTGAACCCACGTGGCATGCGATACTCGTTAAAGCCATTTTTGCAAACTTTTTTATTAATATTGGGATTTATGTCTCTATGCAATTTAAAGAAGGTCTCTCAAAAGCTTTCTTTATTGCAGTTGGCGTTATTATTTTCGTATTTATGGCTTATGAACACGTCGTATATAACGCAGGTTTATTTGTAGGTATGATTTTCTACAATTTCGATGGCCTTTCAGGGTTAGGCGTATTAAAAAACATCGTCTTTGCTTTTATTGGTAACTATATTGGTGGAGGCTTGATGGTCGGCTTGCTTTACGCTTATCTTAACGGTTCACGTCGCGTGGAATAAGGTCTATGCTTATTCTGAAAAAGCTTTATTAATACAGAGAACGCTCATTTTTAAATAGAATGGTCATATAATGACCCGCGGTGAATACGCTTCGGTTGGAGCGTATTCTTTTCTATCCTACTTTATATTTGATAATCTACTTATGAATCTTATGGGAAAAGGGGAGAGAAAATGTCTCAAATCAATATCCGGTTGGCGACATTGGATGATGCTGAGAGATTGCAACAACTGATGTATCGCGCATTTACACCGTTAAGAGAAGTGGGCATCGATTGGCCGTCTGTGAATGTCGATTTAGAAATGATCGAAAAGAATATTAAGTACAATGCTGCGTATGTATTGGAGAAAGATGGAGAAGTGATTTCAACGTTAAGTATTCGCTTTCCTTGGGAGCCTAAAAATCCAGTGTCGAAATATCCGTTTGTTTGGTGGTTTGCAACGGATCCTGATTATAGCGGACAAGGCTACGGACATCAAATGATGTCTTATGTCGAAAATACGATTTTGCGTTATACGCTTAAAGCGCCCGCCGTTGTGTTAGGGACATCTGCACGTAAAATGAGCTGGTTAAAAGATGTATATGAAAGACGTGGCTATGAAACATTTTTTACGCTTGAAGAACCGAGTGGTGATCAAGGTGCCATGATGGTTAAAGTATTAATACCCGAATGTTTTAATCGTTCATTATTAGCACCACCTCCATGGTTTGAAGGTGAGTCTTAAACACCGTACTAGGATAACATTTAATTAGCGTGTTAAATGAACTTAATCATTTATAAAAACCCGAGATTTTCATGAAAGTCCGATAATATCTCGGGTTTTGTCTTGCTTAAAGACGAGGTTAAAATGAGATACGTTGAGATGGATAAGTTACGAGTAATCACTTGGTCAAATAGGTTGTGGTAGTGGCAACTCAAACGTTAAAGCATACGAAATAAAGGTATGATCGAACTAGGGAATTCCCTCAAATTCAGCTGGAGGGGATTCCCTAGTTTTTATGTTTTCTGTGAATTTTATCACATAAACAAACGGATTTCGTCTACAATAAAAGCGTGGGGGTGAAGTGATGGAAAAAGTCATATTAATTGTACACGGTATGAGAAAAGGCGAGCTCAACCAAAAATTAATTCAATTTGTTGACCAATTGTTTGAAGGTGACAAGTTAGATTATGATATTGCGTTTTTAGAGAGTGAAACGAAAGATTTGAACACGACGCTTACAAAGCATATTCGTCAAGGTGCCGACACTTTATATCTTGTGCCATTGTTACTTTTCTCAGCGTCTCATTATTATGAAGATATTGTCGTGGCTTTAGAGGAATGGCAAGCGCAATATCCGAATGTTGTCTTTCATTTAACGAAACCACTCGGTACACATCTTAAGATGGAGACATGGGCGCGTTATCGTATTGAAGCAATGGAACGAACACCAGGTCAAAATGTAGGGGTGGTCCTTCTTGCTCACGGGAGTGAAAGATTCGATGAACCAGATTTGGCCTTAACCCGTATTGCCAATCAACTTTCGACCGCGCAGGAAACTTGCTATCCCAGCATGGTTTATGGGGCATTAGATTTTAAAACGCGCCTACTACAAATTGCACGACAACATGACACTTTGTGTATTGTTCCGTTTTTCTTATTTGATGGTTTTTTAGTACAACGGACAAAAGCGCAAATTAGAATGATGCAGTTACCTTGTGAAGTGACATTTACAAATGCCATCAACTTTCACCCGATATTAAAAGAAATCATCTTAAGTCGTTTATCTGAATGTCGAGGAGGTGTCCCGTGTATCCAATACAGTTAAATTTATCGAATAAGACGGTCGTCATCATTGGTGGTGGAAAAATCGCTTGGCGGAAATTTAAAAAGGTCATGCATGAAGCGAAGACGGTTAAAGTGGTCAGTCCTGAATTTAATCCGGCGTTTTACACAAGGACGTGGGCACCCCATATCACTTTGGATAAAAAAACTTATGATTCAAAAGACATTGCGGATGCCAATCTCATCATCATCGCAACGAATGACGCAAAGGTGAACCAGCAAGTACGTGATGATGCGCGTCCTGAACAGTGGGTAAATCACACCGGAGATCGACGACAATCTGATTTTTATAATTCATTCGATTTTGTACACAACGAAATGACAATTAGTGTGAGTTCTGAAGGGCAATCTATTCAACGCACACAAGCATACGGCGCAAAAATAAAAGCGTATTTAGAAACGCTTGAGGAGGATTTCCATGAGTAAAACAAGATTATTAATGGTGGGTAACGGAATGGCAGGTGTCCGTACAATAGAAGAAATATTAGAGCGAGATCCTGAGCGCTTTGATATCACAATTATTGGTAAAGAACCGTATCCTAACTATAACCGAATCATGTTATCTAACATTTTACAAAATAAAATGACTGTAAAAGAAACCATAATGAATCCTTATGAATGGTATGAAGAAAATCATATTCAGCTCATTACAGGGGATAAGGTTGTTCAAATTGATCGCGAAAAACAACAAGTTGAAACAGAACAAGGTCAAATTGTGGGCTATGATCAAATGATTATCGCAACGGGGTCAGATTCTTTTATTTTACCGATTGATGGTTCACGTTTAGAAGGTGTTGTCGGTTTTAGAACCATTGATGACACAGAGAAAATGTTAGAGATTGCGAAAACGAAACAAAAAGCAATCGTCATTGGTGGGGGACTTTTAGGACTAGAGTGTGCAAGAGGTCTCGTTGATCAAGGGATGGATGTTACAGTTGTTCATTTAGCAGAGTGGCTCATGGAGGTTCAATTAGATCGTAAAGCCGGTGAACTCCTTAAAAAAAGATTTAGAAAAACAAGGTATTAAATTTGAACTTCAAGCCAATACACAAGAAATCTTAGGCGAGAAAAATGT from Staphylococcus schleiferi includes the following:
- a CDS encoding PTS sugar transporter subunit IIC, yielding MDFILGIGTLLVVLLAMTLFLKFAPNGKVSLQALSGAACASFLPEAFLKYAIGGVLHLEYFIKLGEIAGSLSGVAVGILTCLKFGINPVFAVLTGLVLYDFKLLPAFIAAYIVGFGIKAIEKYVPEGLDLIVVILVSPALAYGVASLVSPSVIAVLKQIGSAVTAVGDNNPYALALVIGAIVPVVGMTPLSSMVFTSLLGLTGIPMAIGALGCMGSSFANFVLFKKLKIGNSGKAFAVAIEPLTQIDIIAKYPIQLYGTNAIVGMVNGLFITYMGIVVNQPGMATPIAGPIVALGFNDALRTAITIVVVAIISILLSYIISTFISKKRLTFNVHTPQLKQQTS
- a CDS encoding aldehyde dehydrogenase family protein → MGINVKDYVSDQYELFIGGEFVKPESGEYLDVSNPATGEVLAKVAKANEQDVDKAVKAAQDAFPEWSRKSKQERSNLLRQIHDKLMEKKDHFATIETLNTGKAIRESANIDIPSAARHYQYFASVVDTDEGSLNNIEDNVMSIIQHEPIGVVGAVVAWNFPMLLASWKLGPALAAGNTVVIQPSSSTPLSLIELAKIFQEVLPAGVVNVVTGKGSESGNAIFNHEGVDKLSFTGSTDVGYQVAEAGAKRIVPATLELGGKSANIILDDANLDLALEGIQLGILFNQGEVCSAGSRLLVHEKIYDTLVPRLVEAFKQIRVGDPLDSATQMGSQTGQAQIDKIQGYIDYAKENDANILVGGHRLTDNGLDKGHFFEPTLIEVKDNKNKLAQEEIFGPVLTIIKVKDDEEAIQIANDSEYGLAGGVFSTNINRALNVAKNVRTGRVWVNTYNQVPEGAPFGGYKKSGIGRETYKDAIANYQQVKNIYIDISNETKGLY
- a CDS encoding formate/nitrite transporter family protein, with translation MGIQKPSKTIEDTYASRHTINDIIHAVAMKEVMLDRAMPRYMVKSMMSGFLLAIVTVFMLAIKTQMAGALPGVVNLMGAIAFSIALVLIVLTHSELLTSNFMYMTVGMYYRTISITKAMWLFIVCFIGNILGAFVLFILMYFTKVMTPEMVHALTATVTAKTVEPTWHAILVKAIFANFFINIGIYVSMQFKEGLSKAFFIAVGVIIFVFMAYEHVVYNAGLFVGMIFYNFDGLSGLGVLKNIVFAFIGNYIGGGLMVGLLYAYLNGSRRVE
- a CDS encoding bifunctional precorrin-2 dehydrogenase/sirohydrochlorin ferrochelatase; the protein is MYPIQLNLSNKTVVIIGGGKIAWRKFKKVMHEAKTVKVVSPEFNPAFYTRTWAPHITLDKKTYDSKDIADANLIIIATNDAKVNQQVRDDARPEQWVNHTGDRRQSDFYNSFDFVHNEMTISVSSEGQSIQRTQAYGAKIKAYLETLEEDFHE
- a CDS encoding sirohydrochlorin chelatase, which codes for MEKVILIVHGMRKGELNQKLIQFVDQLFEGDKLDYDIAFLESETKDLNTTLTKHIRQGADTLYLVPLLLFSASHYYEDIVVALEEWQAQYPNVVFHLTKPLGTHLKMETWARYRIEAMERTPGQNVGVVLLAHGSERFDEPDLALTRIANQLSTAQETCYPSMVYGALDFKTRLLQIARQHDTLCIVPFFLFDGFLVQRTKAQIRMMQLPCEVTFTNAINFHPILKEIILSRLSECRGGVPCIQYS
- a CDS encoding metallophosphoesterase; its protein translation is MKIGTLSDIHFDRHQQLRMEDYIEALAQLTRQKALDMLIIAGDISNHHSTTLRFIAQLTDKVECSVYFIPGNHDIWRQADETITSEEILALYTAHPQCLINQPLELGQYVIVGHMGWYDYRYASDKYTLEKLEKGKHYGATWQDKVHTNFEQSDQMLSKRFAESVFHQLEPYQHHKVILVTHVVTHPKFVVPLPHRIFDFFNGFIGTQDFDCIYENYDVAYSVMGHVHFRKRYTENGTTYLCPCLGYPREWRGGDLYTELKDALQMIELPDSDNQHDSKHV
- a CDS encoding GNAT family N-acetyltransferase; the encoded protein is MSQINIRLATLDDAERLQQLMYRAFTPLREVGIDWPSVNVDLEMIEKNIKYNAAYVLEKDGEVISTLSIRFPWEPKNPVSKYPFVWWFATDPDYSGQGYGHQMMSYVENTILRYTLKAPAVVLGTSARKMSWLKDVYERRGYETFFTLEEPSGDQGAMMVKVLIPECFNRSLLAPPPWFEGES